A portion of the Pedobacter cryoconitis genome contains these proteins:
- a CDS encoding nitrilase family protein: protein MENLKIATAQFEHKSGDKHYNLSVIDELAGKASKDGAQVIAFHECSVTGYTFARNLSKTQMLELAELIPSGESILALKAIAAKHNIAVLAGLFEKDEAGNLFKAYVCIDKSGLVAKFRKLHPFINPFLTPGDEYCIFELYGWKCGILICYDNNIIENVRATKLLGAAIIFMPHVTMCTPSTRPGAGFVNPALWENRANDPTSLRLEFEGMKGRDWLMKWLPARAYDNAIYTVFANPIGMDDDQLKNGCSMIIDPFGDVLTECKTLGDAYVIAVLTPEKLIQAGGHRYIQARRPELYKDIIGSPHQSEQKVAWLI from the coding sequence ATGGAAAACCTAAAAATTGCTACAGCACAATTTGAGCACAAAAGTGGAGATAAACACTATAACCTGTCAGTTATAGATGAGCTGGCCGGAAAAGCTTCAAAGGATGGCGCACAGGTCATCGCTTTTCATGAATGTTCGGTAACTGGTTATACTTTCGCCAGAAATCTTTCTAAAACACAAATGCTTGAGCTGGCAGAATTAATTCCTTCGGGAGAAAGTATTTTAGCGCTTAAAGCAATAGCAGCCAAACATAATATTGCTGTTCTGGCCGGCCTTTTTGAAAAAGATGAAGCAGGTAATTTATTTAAAGCCTATGTCTGCATAGACAAAAGTGGGCTGGTTGCCAAGTTTAGAAAATTACATCCTTTTATAAATCCTTTCCTTACACCAGGAGATGAATACTGCATTTTTGAGCTTTACGGCTGGAAGTGCGGAATTTTGATTTGCTATGACAATAACATCATTGAAAACGTAAGAGCAACCAAGCTTTTAGGTGCAGCTATTATTTTTATGCCACACGTGACCATGTGTACGCCTTCTACCAGACCTGGAGCAGGATTTGTAAATCCGGCGCTCTGGGAAAACAGAGCAAATGATCCAACCTCTCTCCGCCTGGAGTTTGAAGGCATGAAAGGCCGCGACTGGCTAATGAAATGGCTACCTGCCAGAGCTTACGATAATGCAATTTATACGGTTTTCGCTAACCCGATCGGGATGGATGATGACCAGCTGAAAAATGGATGTTCCATGATTATTGATCCTTTCGGAGATGTTCTTACCGAATGTAAAACTTTAGGTGATGCTTATGTAATAGCGGTGCTTACGCCTGAAAAATTAATACAAGCAGGTGGGCATCGCTATATCCAGGCCAGAAGACCTGAGCTTTACAAAGATATTATCGGAAGCCCGCATCAATCCGAACAAAAAGTAGCCTGGCTTATTTAA
- a CDS encoding AraC family transcriptional regulator, whose product MPSLDLSATIKHYLFLTTQSEEVKKLRLFSDGNTGMVFSFKTPLISHFAGSGIRVELPDSFIYGQLDSFQDLYCQGETSLMIVVFHPHGLSQILGIPSQELKNQRIKAEDLFGSKGTALYEKLSDSTAITSKITLAEDFFRKLIASRQLPDQPLILASLNFITQNKGLLPVSKLAAFTGYHERTLERTFITNIGISPKRFSTIVKLHVFLKQLRDQPIQETLTLLGHEAGYYDQPHLIREFKKHTGLTPGQYSSIADPLAINFLSYQPGQHGLLT is encoded by the coding sequence TTGCCTTCCCTAGATTTGTCAGCAACGATTAAGCATTATCTCTTTTTAACTACTCAAAGTGAAGAGGTAAAAAAACTGCGTTTGTTTTCTGACGGAAATACAGGAATGGTGTTTTCTTTTAAGACCCCGCTTATTTCACATTTTGCCGGCTCAGGTATACGTGTTGAACTTCCGGATTCTTTTATTTACGGTCAGCTTGATTCTTTTCAGGATTTATATTGCCAGGGAGAAACTTCTTTAATGATTGTTGTTTTCCATCCTCATGGGCTGAGTCAAATACTGGGTATTCCTTCCCAGGAACTTAAAAATCAACGTATAAAGGCAGAAGACCTCTTTGGGTCTAAGGGTACAGCACTTTATGAAAAACTATCCGACAGCACTGCAATCACTAGTAAAATTACTTTGGCTGAAGACTTTTTCAGAAAACTAATTGCTAGCAGACAGCTTCCTGATCAGCCATTAATCTTGGCTTCCCTTAACTTTATTACTCAAAATAAAGGTTTACTTCCGGTCAGTAAATTAGCCGCTTTTACTGGTTACCATGAAAGAACACTGGAAAGGACCTTTATAACCAATATCGGGATCAGTCCAAAAAGATTCAGTACGATTGTAAAACTGCATGTATTTCTGAAACAGCTCAGAGATCAACCAATTCAGGAAACCCTGACTTTATTAGGTCACGAGGCCGGATATTACGATCAGCCGCATTTAATCCGTGAATTCAAAAAACATACAGGGTTAACGCCTGGTCAATACAGCAGTATTGCTGATCCGCTGGCTATCAATTTCCTGAGTTATCAGCCCGGCCAGCACGGATTGTTAACCTGA
- a CDS encoding GNAT family N-acetyltransferase, translating into MKEKGINTTRLHIQAVTLHDAGFILELVNTPGWLKFIGDRNVKTIEDAKNYILKLTTGPGTNYFLVKLTEQQLPIGVVTFMKRDYLEHHDIGYAFHPDHEGKGYAFEAAKAVLDELKKDPVHPKILATVLRNNVKSIQLLEKLGLSYDKDLMIDNKDLLLYVINTATNQ; encoded by the coding sequence ATGAAAGAAAAAGGTATAAATACCACAAGACTCCATATACAAGCTGTAACGTTGCATGACGCAGGCTTCATTCTGGAGTTGGTCAATACACCCGGATGGCTTAAATTTATTGGAGACCGGAATGTTAAAACCATTGAAGATGCCAAAAATTACATTCTGAAATTAACAACAGGTCCGGGTACAAATTATTTCCTGGTTAAGTTAACTGAGCAACAACTCCCGATTGGCGTAGTCACTTTTATGAAACGCGATTATTTGGAACACCATGATATTGGCTATGCTTTTCATCCTGATCATGAGGGAAAGGGATATGCTTTTGAAGCTGCAAAAGCCGTATTGGATGAGTTAAAAAAAGATCCTGTTCATCCAAAAATCCTGGCAACTGTATTAAGAAACAATGTCAAATCTATTCAATTGCTGGAAAAACTTGGACTCAGCTATGATAAAGACCTGATGATCGACAACAAAGACCTCTTACTTTACGTTATAAATACAGCAACAAACCAATAA
- a CDS encoding alpha/beta hydrolase, with product MKHLTFFLLFIALFSNVSKSQDKTASIQTSTKPFTLGITDEIQSAQLAEKRILNIYLPEGYDQDIQTTYPVIYLLDGSANEDFIHIAGLVQYCTMIQMMPKSIVVGIANIDRKRDFTFPTSVQQDLKDFPTTGKSEKFMAFMERDLQPYIQQKYRTNDTRTIIGQSLGGLFATEVLLKKPQLFNNYIIISPSLWWDNESLLAKAPELLKSGLAKNIKVYVSVGTEGKVMENDAANLAAVLKKSADQSFQVTFNPMPAENHLTILHHSTYKAFEVLNAKQ from the coding sequence ATGAAGCATTTAACTTTCTTTTTATTATTTATAGCCCTATTCAGTAACGTTTCCAAAAGCCAGGATAAAACGGCCAGCATACAGACCTCAACAAAACCCTTCACATTAGGGATAACTGATGAAATTCAATCTGCTCAATTAGCAGAAAAAAGAATTTTGAATATTTATTTACCTGAAGGTTATGATCAGGACATTCAAACGACCTACCCGGTTATTTATCTTCTGGATGGATCTGCTAATGAAGATTTCATCCATATTGCAGGCCTTGTTCAATACTGCACGATGATACAGATGATGCCTAAATCCATTGTCGTGGGTATCGCAAATATTGACAGAAAAAGAGATTTTACCTTCCCTACTTCTGTCCAGCAGGATTTAAAAGATTTCCCAACAACAGGAAAATCAGAAAAATTCATGGCCTTTATGGAAAGGGATTTACAACCATACATTCAGCAGAAATACAGAACCAATGACACCAGGACAATTATTGGTCAATCTTTAGGTGGTTTGTTTGCGACCGAAGTTTTGCTGAAAAAACCTCAGCTTTTCAATAACTATATAATTATCAGCCCAAGCTTATGGTGGGATAATGAATCCCTGCTTGCAAAAGCTCCTGAGTTATTAAAATCAGGTCTGGCTAAAAATATTAAAGTATATGTTTCTGTAGGTACAGAAGGAAAAGTTATGGAGAATGATGCAGCAAACCTTGCAGCAGTCTTAAAAAAATCGGCAGATCAGAGTTTTCAGGTTACCTTTAACCCCATGCCGGCAGAAAACCACTTAACTATTTTACACCATAGTACTTATAAAGCGTTTGAAGTGCTAAATGCCAAACAATAA
- a CDS encoding mechanosensitive ion channel family protein, with protein sequence MDRIELNLARLLDTFISKTPTLLLALITLLIGFWLIKFLVRFLNNHLNKGKIDLSLSNFLISILKVILYILLLVTVASTLGIETSSFVAILAASGLAVGLALQGSLSNFAGGVLILLFKPFKVGHFISSSNNVSGTVLKIDILYTTLKAGNGTTIYAPNGPLANAVINNVSDNTNRMQEYSIGISYNANIDTARKVILNVLTNDPLVLKDPAPVVLVSSLGDNAVNLTIRSWSANGDFWATYHRNFQSLKEALDQHNIGIPYPQREIHIIPASKDLPD encoded by the coding sequence ATGGATAGAATAGAACTCAACTTAGCACGTTTGCTGGATACATTTATCAGCAAAACCCCTACCCTTTTACTAGCACTGATTACGTTATTGATAGGATTCTGGCTCATTAAATTTTTAGTCAGGTTTTTAAATAATCATTTGAATAAAGGAAAGATTGACCTTTCACTCTCTAACTTTTTAATCAGCATTTTAAAAGTTATACTTTATATCCTTTTATTGGTTACAGTTGCATCAACCCTTGGAATAGAGACTTCATCTTTTGTCGCAATTTTAGCTGCCTCTGGTCTTGCAGTAGGCCTGGCCCTTCAGGGGAGCCTTTCAAATTTTGCAGGTGGTGTATTAATCCTGTTGTTCAAGCCCTTTAAAGTAGGCCACTTTATTTCATCCAGCAACAATGTAAGTGGTACGGTACTTAAAATTGATATCCTTTACACCACGTTAAAAGCTGGTAACGGGACTACGATTTATGCACCAAATGGCCCGCTGGCTAATGCAGTCATCAACAATGTTTCAGATAATACAAACCGGATGCAGGAATATAGTATCGGCATATCTTACAATGCCAATATAGATACGGCAAGAAAAGTTATCCTGAATGTGCTGACTAATGATCCATTGGTTTTAAAAGACCCTGCCCCCGTTGTTTTAGTCTCTTCTCTGGGAGATAATGCGGTTAATCTGACAATCAGATCATGGTCTGCCAATGGCGATTTCTGGGCAACTTATCATCGTAATTTTCAATCACTTAAAGAGGCATTGGATCAGCACAATATCGGCATTCCATATCCGCAAAGAGAGATACATATTATTCCTGCAAGTAAAGATTTACCAGATTAG
- a CDS encoding NAD(P)-dependent alcohol dehydrogenase, protein MKAVKSYAAQSADKPLAPYQLDRREPGADDVEIKILYCGVCHSDIHTARNEWGGTMYPVVPGHEIVGKVTKVGDQVTRFKVGDTVGVGCFVDSCGHCRNCEEDNEQYCENGHSQTYNSLLQDKKTITYGGYSSHIVVTQKFVLSVSDKLPLEKVAPLLCAGITTYSPLKHWNVKKGDKLAVVGLGGLGHMAVKIAASMGAEVTVLSRSKSKEKDAQELGAHHFEITTEKETMKKLANSFDYIIDTVSAEHDYNEYLALLRTNGVMVLLGVPPKPSDVQAFQLIGGRRSLVGSLVGGIKETQEMLDYCAEHNITSDVEMINIDQINEAYERTLAGDVHYRFVIDMGSLN, encoded by the coding sequence ATGAAAGCAGTAAAATCCTATGCAGCGCAGAGTGCTGATAAACCATTAGCTCCCTATCAGTTAGACCGTCGTGAACCGGGAGCTGATGATGTAGAGATTAAAATCTTGTATTGTGGTGTATGCCATTCAGATATACATACCGCAAGAAACGAATGGGGAGGAACGATGTACCCTGTAGTCCCAGGACACGAAATTGTTGGAAAAGTAACTAAAGTCGGAGATCAGGTGACCCGTTTTAAAGTAGGTGATACCGTTGGCGTCGGCTGTTTTGTGGACTCTTGTGGTCATTGCAGAAACTGTGAAGAAGACAATGAGCAATATTGTGAAAATGGACATTCACAAACCTATAATTCGTTATTACAGGACAAAAAAACAATTACTTATGGTGGTTATTCCAGCCATATTGTAGTGACTCAAAAATTTGTATTGAGTGTATCTGATAAATTGCCTCTTGAAAAAGTAGCCCCTTTATTATGCGCAGGAATTACTACTTATTCTCCATTGAAACACTGGAATGTTAAAAAAGGAGATAAGCTTGCAGTAGTTGGTTTAGGCGGATTAGGGCATATGGCAGTAAAAATTGCGGCCTCAATGGGTGCGGAAGTAACGGTATTAAGCCGTTCTAAAAGCAAAGAAAAGGATGCACAGGAATTAGGAGCACACCATTTTGAGATTACCACGGAAAAGGAAACGATGAAAAAGCTGGCTAACAGTTTTGATTATATCATTGATACGGTATCTGCGGAACATGATTACAATGAGTACCTGGCCTTATTGCGTACCAATGGGGTGATGGTTTTATTAGGTGTACCACCTAAACCTTCAGATGTGCAGGCATTCCAATTGATTGGTGGCCGTCGTAGTCTGGTAGGCTCATTGGTAGGAGGAATTAAAGAAACTCAGGAGATGCTGGATTACTGCGCGGAACACAATATTACTTCAGATGTAGAAATGATTAATATTGACCAGATCAATGAAGCTTATGAGCGCACGCTTGCCGGAGATGTTCATTATCGTTTTGTAATTGATATGGGATCGTTGAACTAG